Proteins encoded by one window of Candidatus Nomurabacteria bacterium:
- a CDS encoding acylneuraminate cytidylyltransferase family protein translates to MDNPKHILGIILARGGSKSIPKKSIALCAGKPLMYYTIKAAKESKLLTRIIISTDDEEMAEIARSYGVEVPFLRPKELAEDLTPDLPVFIHALKHLYDSEGYMPDVVVHLRPTTPLKKGKDIDTGVQLLLDNPDAESVRSVCEPLHTPFKMYTESGGYLEPLLTNVFPEVFAQYPEAFNMPRQLLPKVLRHSGYVDVIRPRVITQKNSMSGTKIIPLYFEKWRDVDIDSVYEIKLAEQIILSKPEEFAA, encoded by the coding sequence ATGGATAATCCCAAACATATATTAGGAATAATTTTAGCTCGAGGTGGATCGAAATCAATTCCAAAGAAAAGTATTGCACTTTGTGCTGGCAAGCCCTTGATGTACTACACCATCAAGGCAGCCAAAGAAAGTAAATTATTAACGAGAATTATTATTTCAACTGATGATGAGGAAATGGCTGAAATTGCGCGTTCATATGGAGTTGAAGTTCCATTCCTACGCCCTAAAGAATTAGCAGAAGATCTCACTCCAGATTTACCTGTTTTCATTCATGCACTCAAACATTTATATGACAGTGAAGGGTATATGCCAGATGTTGTGGTACATTTACGACCTACAACGCCACTTAAAAAAGGCAAGGATATTGATACAGGGGTCCAATTACTTTTAGATAATCCAGATGCAGAATCAGTGCGATCTGTTTGTGAGCCGCTACATACGCCATTTAAAATGTATACAGAAAGTGGTGGATATTTGGAGCCACTACTTACGAATGTTTTTCCAGAAGTATTTGCGCAATATCCTGAAGCATTTAATATGCCTCGCCAGCTCCTTCCAAAAGTTTTACGCCATTCAGGTTATGTTGATGTTATTCGGCCTAGAGTTATAACTCAAAAAAATTCTATGAGTGGTACCAAGATTATACCGCTTTATTTTGAGAAGTGGCGAGACGTAGATATTGATTCGGTGTATGAAATCAAACTTGCTGAACAGATTATTTTGTCAAAGCCTGAAGAATTTGCTGCGTAG
- a CDS encoding CDP-glycerol glycerophosphotransferase family protein — protein MQTIFITLPETFIARNIFFTDFWKTFRDNYKGKIILLVKPEKLETYQALFQSPDTIVVAVNYRPLGYFRRLIDWMALNGIDTHTNTWEKMFAYTRSDASFISTTLKIIYTKIFGNISFWKKFIRYLYLLQPSPIELDVLFDTYKPTHVFATSLTNREFDVWIAIVAKKRKIPLIGMPRSWDNFTSHGLIRMVPDELIVQNQYLSDMAFAIQKFGLPKEHIHIVGLPHYDIYKNYQSLIVPREIFLQKLGIDQNKKIITYGAMGDFLFPHEGAVAPVLNKLVVEKKIPDNIQFFFRAHPRFLSPLEAIKSLPHVTPDTVALHVGKDQAGKEIDIHETAHLINTIFHSDIIITGASTFAIDAIALGKPVICIDYDLNLSNITYWQSAKRFYDTYTHFEALVETGAVCVVKNDPELAFAINRYVTNPLLDQEGRNAGLQLMVDPFDGKASLRLGNLLVSLTQHG, from the coding sequence ATGCAGACAATATTTATCACTCTTCCTGAGACCTTTATTGCACGAAATATTTTCTTTACTGATTTTTGGAAAACATTTCGAGATAATTACAAAGGCAAAATTATTCTTCTTGTAAAACCAGAAAAACTTGAAACGTATCAAGCTTTGTTTCAAAGTCCAGATACTATAGTTGTAGCAGTGAATTACAGGCCACTTGGATATTTTCGTCGACTGATTGACTGGATGGCACTCAATGGTATTGATACTCATACAAACACATGGGAGAAAATGTTTGCTTATACGAGAAGTGATGCGAGTTTTATTTCTACAACGCTTAAAATAATTTACACAAAGATATTTGGTAATATTTCGTTTTGGAAAAAATTCATCCGATATCTGTATCTCTTACAGCCATCTCCTATAGAGCTCGATGTACTTTTTGATACCTACAAACCCACCCATGTATTTGCAACATCACTGACCAATCGCGAGTTTGATGTCTGGATCGCCATTGTTGCTAAAAAAAGAAAAATTCCACTCATCGGCATGCCGAGAAGCTGGGATAACTTTACGAGCCATGGATTGATACGAATGGTGCCCGATGAACTTATTGTCCAGAATCAGTACCTATCTGACATGGCATTTGCTATTCAGAAATTTGGATTACCAAAAGAGCATATCCACATTGTGGGTTTGCCTCACTATGATATTTATAAAAACTATCAATCACTAATTGTTCCGAGAGAAATATTTCTTCAGAAATTAGGTATCGATCAAAACAAAAAAATTATAACCTATGGTGCGATGGGGGATTTTCTATTTCCACACGAAGGTGCAGTTGCTCCTGTACTTAATAAATTAGTTGTAGAGAAAAAAATTCCAGATAATATTCAGTTCTTTTTTCGAGCACATCCACGTTTTTTAAGTCCGCTTGAAGCAATTAAATCACTTCCTCATGTGACTCCAGATACTGTTGCGCTTCATGTCGGCAAAGATCAAGCGGGCAAAGAAATAGACATACATGAGACAGCACACCTTATAAATACTATTTTTCACTCAGATATAATTATTACTGGTGCGTCGACATTTGCCATTGATGCGATTGCGCTTGGTAAGCCAGTTATCTGTATCGATTATGACCTTAATTTATCTAACATTACATATTGGCAATCAGCAAAACGCTTCTACGATACCTACACACACTTTGAAGCCTTAGTCGAAACTGGAGCAGTATGTGTAGTAAAAAATGATCCAGAGCTTGCCTTTGCTATCAATCGGTATGTAACTAATCCTTTACTTGACCAAGAAGGTCGCAATGCAGGACTTCAACTTATGGTAGACCCATTTGACGGCAAAGCTAGTTTGCGGTTAGGAAATTTACTTGTATCATTGACTCAGCATGGATAA
- a CDS encoding methyltransferase domain-containing protein gives MDNLTKTISNRYAGGGLYFKGEYDKDAFNEVVKTKENFPFKEIKTRYVPRSLQRYNLIYDEFMEYVHENVLDVGSRDDRAEKILGLPCTLIDKNNFNNTVWDWEKTTIPFPNQSFQTVLCLDTLEHVNDIHSSFADLARVTEKYLIISLPNCWRKLLKPMLKGTAGPASYGIPPEKSQDRHKWYFNTSDAENFLFYNAAKHGFEVAAVGYHVPRVEWHHQVRYAILKVLFSEERYKNWLTETFFVVLKRK, from the coding sequence ATGGATAACCTTACAAAAACAATTAGTAATCGGTATGCCGGCGGGGGGCTGTACTTCAAAGGTGAGTATGACAAAGATGCTTTTAACGAAGTTGTAAAAACGAAAGAAAATTTTCCTTTCAAAGAAATTAAAACTCGCTATGTACCGAGATCATTACAGCGATACAATTTGATTTACGATGAATTCATGGAATACGTGCATGAAAATGTGCTTGATGTGGGTAGTCGTGATGATCGCGCAGAGAAAATTTTGGGCTTGCCATGTACACTTATCGATAAGAATAATTTCAACAATACAGTTTGGGATTGGGAAAAGACAACAATACCGTTTCCTAATCAATCATTCCAGACTGTGCTCTGTCTCGATACACTTGAGCATGTTAACGATATTCATAGTTCATTTGCTGACCTTGCTCGGGTAACAGAAAAATACCTTATCATATCGCTTCCGAATTGCTGGCGAAAACTCCTAAAACCAATGCTCAAAGGTACAGCTGGTCCTGCGAGCTACGGTATCCCCCCCGAGAAATCACAAGATCGGCATAAGTGGTACTTCAATACATCAGATGCTGAGAATTTCCTTTTCTATAATGCAGCCAAGCATGGCTTTGAGGTTGCCGCTGTTGGTTACCATGTGCCACGAGTAGAATGGCACCACCAGGTACGCTACGCAATATTAAAAGTTCTTTTTTCTGAAGAACGCTACAAAAACTGGCTAACTGAAACCTTTTTTGTTGTTCTTAAACGAAAATAA
- a CDS encoding sulfotransferase, translating into MKPIYQKMLRPVWRTLFASEGKLEQFQKISGDAFVVIGFQRNGTSLVSNLVSQCGVYFGRDQELKAGDARNHNGFFEHNQMFALNRKLMREAGQYNRNDLYNDAGILRADTFFHQVSRAFTRRSMIKLLLHLGHSQKRFGFKSLPIFFYFWKHYMPKNTKVIGVYRHPLVGAQSIMRSWGAGAATFTSLLEHWTASNKNLLYHLATHESMLIAYDDLVNPSAQDKVLTKLVAFIGAGDITTLKNLIKPEFNRSSKEFEALATMYPLEKETEIVYEKLESLKI; encoded by the coding sequence ATGAAACCTATCTACCAAAAGATGCTCCGGCCAGTCTGGCGCACGCTTTTTGCGTCTGAAGGTAAGCTTGAGCAATTTCAAAAAATTTCAGGTGATGCCTTTGTGGTGATTGGCTTCCAGCGTAATGGTACGAGTCTCGTATCTAATCTCGTCTCTCAATGTGGTGTGTATTTTGGACGAGATCAGGAACTCAAAGCGGGCGATGCTCGCAATCACAACGGCTTTTTTGAGCATAATCAGATGTTTGCTCTAAACCGTAAACTGATGCGTGAAGCTGGACAGTATAACCGCAATGATTTATACAATGACGCAGGCATACTTCGGGCTGATACTTTTTTCCATCAAGTGAGTCGGGCATTTACCCGGAGATCGATGATTAAGCTTCTGCTTCATCTTGGTCACAGTCAGAAGCGATTCGGGTTTAAGTCATTGCCAATATTTTTTTATTTTTGGAAACATTATATGCCGAAAAACACTAAAGTGATTGGCGTCTATCGTCATCCGCTCGTTGGTGCGCAGTCAATCATGCGAAGCTGGGGTGCAGGCGCTGCAACATTTACTTCGCTCTTAGAACATTGGACTGCAAGCAATAAAAATTTGCTCTATCATCTAGCAACTCATGAAAGTATGTTGATTGCCTATGATGATCTTGTGAATCCTAGTGCCCAAGATAAAGTACTTACAAAGCTCGTTGCTTTTATAGGGGCAGGTGATATTACAACACTGAAAAATTTGATCAAACCTGAGTTTAATCGATCAAGCAAAGAATTTGAAGCATTGGCTACTATGTATCCCTTGGAGAAGGAGACAGAGATAGTGTATGAAAAATTAGAATCTTTAAAGATTTAA
- a CDS encoding oligosaccharide flippase family protein codes for MNGENKNTVIAVVGKGLAWTTFGTIASKFVGFASTFLILKHMSISEYGLLELALATIAIFNFFFLPGVQQVVIVDISKAIANNDTSHARAITRSFFRIQMLLSIVAFIVIIGLSYIPIVHVGDVSRQIMRILAFGFLLSPLRQTANTILAATYHFKHKVVAGIVEETAKCLLLILFFLILKQHGPVSVAYSIILASLVQYPIIIPMYLRVIKKWNIARTHVNIFSYIKGQSFFAMLTSYATTFGQSARLWIIRVFLGPDAVGLFSLALGLYNHTQSLFNVSTAILPVLSRYKHEPKHLYRIAHKAIKYQLIFFVVTGLLAISFGPLLLKLLLPKYIPVLPLYFIMLLAVMSSAFAVVFTALFQAIGAQKDLFIATAIKTVLILALCPIAILVFGVYGPSVELVLTITLFSLLRYKVLAHDMPGFKIHVANFFSFDEDDKTILAIVKKKLSPLTNKFAFTRRLVGQPVLVDEVSD; via the coding sequence ATGAATGGAGAAAATAAAAATACTGTTATAGCTGTTGTTGGCAAGGGTTTGGCTTGGACGACATTTGGCACGATCGCATCTAAATTTGTCGGTTTTGCTTCAACCTTCCTTATTTTGAAGCACATGAGTATTTCTGAGTATGGTTTGCTTGAGCTTGCACTTGCTACTATTGCGATATTTAATTTTTTCTTCCTGCCTGGTGTGCAACAGGTGGTGATTGTCGATATTTCAAAAGCGATTGCGAACAATGATACCTCACATGCCCGAGCTATCACGCGTAGCTTTTTTCGTATTCAAATGCTCCTATCGATTGTAGCCTTTATTGTGATTATTGGTTTATCGTATATACCGATTGTGCATGTGGGGGATGTATCACGTCAAATTATGCGCATACTGGCATTTGGTTTTTTGCTCTCACCACTTCGACAAACTGCCAATACTATACTCGCAGCAACGTACCATTTTAAACATAAAGTCGTAGCTGGTATTGTTGAAGAAACAGCAAAATGCTTGCTCCTTATCTTATTTTTTTTAATATTGAAACAACATGGCCCAGTTTCAGTGGCGTATAGCATTATATTGGCTTCACTCGTGCAGTACCCCATAATTATTCCAATGTACTTACGAGTTATAAAAAAATGGAATATTGCTCGTACGCATGTGAACATATTCTCATATATTAAAGGTCAGTCATTTTTTGCTATGCTTACAAGTTATGCAACTACCTTTGGGCAAAGTGCGCGTCTCTGGATTATTAGAGTATTTCTTGGACCTGATGCAGTAGGTCTGTTCTCACTCGCTCTTGGTTTGTATAATCACACCCAGTCGCTCTTTAATGTTTCAACTGCTATTTTACCTGTACTGTCGAGGTATAAACACGAGCCGAAACATTTATATCGAATTGCACATAAAGCAATAAAATATCAATTAATTTTCTTTGTGGTGACGGGGCTACTGGCGATAAGCTTTGGTCCACTGCTATTAAAGCTCTTGTTGCCCAAGTATATTCCGGTGCTTCCGCTTTACTTTATTATGCTCTTGGCAGTTATGTCGAGTGCATTTGCGGTCGTGTTTACTGCACTGTTCCAAGCTATCGGAGCTCAAAAAGATTTATTTATAGCTACTGCAATTAAAACAGTTCTCATTCTTGCACTTTGTCCTATTGCAATATTAGTTTTTGGTGTATATGGACCCTCAGTAGAATTAGTGCTTACGATTACGTTATTTAGCTTGCTACGCTACAAAGTATTGGCCCATGATATGCCTGGATTTAAGATTCATGTTGCCAACTTCTTTTCATTTGATGAAGATGATAAAACAATTCTTGCAATCGTCAAAAAGAAGCTGTCTCCACTGACAAATAAATTTGCATTTACTCGCAGATTAGTTGGGCAGCCAGTGCTTGTAGATGAAGTATCTGACTAA
- a CDS encoding glycosyltransferase: protein MKKMYLIFHGRFPSEKAAALFAAKSAESFAHEGMKVTLLVPRRLGRFKQDPFSYYQLQEKFEIIYLPTIDLFSIPIIKYVAFRVSFIVFSISALLYMLFYSNQRSIVYSNESLPLYFISFFFKNVFYELHDFPEKKKAWYQRIFDRMAGIISHTHWKCEALVSNFAIAKEKIFYEPNAVELSMFDIAQSKAKARQVLGITSTYVVVYTGHLYTWKGVDVLAEAVAMLPPDTAVYIIGGTESDITIFNAAHAGVENLHVIGFKPHAEIALWQKAADVLVLPNSGKEAISKYYTSPMKLFEYMASRVPIVASRLPSILELIDESTAFFFTPDDAQACATMIRTVLQSPDEAQKRSSGAYLRVQEWTWKKRAKRILTFIDGTTL from the coding sequence ATGAAAAAAATGTACCTTATTTTTCACGGACGATTTCCAAGCGAGAAAGCCGCAGCGCTTTTTGCGGCGAAAAGCGCTGAAAGTTTTGCTCACGAAGGCATGAAGGTTACATTGCTTGTCCCGAGACGACTAGGGCGTTTCAAACAGGATCCTTTTTCATACTATCAATTGCAAGAAAAATTTGAAATTATATACTTGCCAACAATAGATCTTTTTTCTATCCCAATAATAAAATATGTTGCTTTTAGGGTTTCTTTCATTGTGTTTTCGATTTCAGCTCTCTTGTATATGCTTTTTTATTCGAACCAAAGATCAATCGTATACTCAAATGAAAGTTTACCACTTTACTTTATAAGTTTCTTTTTTAAAAATGTGTTCTATGAGCTTCATGATTTTCCGGAAAAGAAAAAAGCCTGGTATCAGCGTATTTTTGATCGCATGGCTGGTATTATTTCCCATACACATTGGAAATGTGAAGCATTAGTAAGCAACTTTGCAATTGCAAAAGAAAAAATTTTTTACGAACCAAATGCAGTTGAATTGAGTATGTTCGATATAGCACAATCAAAAGCAAAGGCAAGACAGGTGCTAGGTATTACTTCTACATATGTGGTTGTCTACACAGGGCATCTCTATACATGGAAGGGTGTTGATGTATTAGCTGAGGCTGTCGCTATGCTTCCACCAGATACGGCGGTATATATTATTGGTGGAACGGAAAGTGATATTACAATATTCAATGCTGCACATGCTGGAGTTGAAAATTTACATGTCATTGGATTTAAACCTCATGCAGAAATTGCATTATGGCAGAAAGCTGCAGATGTCTTGGTATTGCCAAATAGCGGGAAAGAGGCAATTTCAAAATACTATACCTCACCAATGAAACTTTTTGAGTATATGGCAAGCCGGGTGCCTATTGTTGCGTCTCGGCTGCCTTCTATTTTGGAATTAATTGATGAAAGTACTGCTTTTTTCTTTACACCTGATGATGCTCAAGCTTGTGCCACGATGATACGTACCGTGTTACAATCTCCAGATGAAGCTCAAAAGCGGAGTAGTGGAGCATACCTACGGGTGCAAGAATGGACATGGAAGAAAAGAGCAAAACGAATACTTACTTTTATTGATGGTACTACACTATGA
- a CDS encoding glycosyltransferase family 2 protein, whose amino-acid sequence MKKINCTIGILTKNSEATLDRSLASVKNFADIIIADGGSSDSTITIAKAYGAKIISQIAVGKPIDDFSSERNNLLDHAVTDWFFYLDSDEVMTEALAYEIEKAVENASGPSFYNVPYVLTSPDLTVWYKSIRPLYQVRLFRKSTGARFAKRVHEKIHFDPTKEIIGTLSSPWLVPLDVQLAFRVYKEKVHHRLGIIAYDWKPPSLSKALYTAWLVPFFMILKIFLRMFYLRLRYKARYLVPLRYELYRIYSQIYIAKVLTKKIFTV is encoded by the coding sequence ATGAAAAAAATTAACTGCACAATAGGCATACTAACCAAAAATTCTGAGGCGACCTTGGATCGTTCGCTTGCAAGTGTAAAAAATTTTGCTGATATTATTATTGCTGACGGCGGGAGCTCTGATAGTACCATTACCATTGCTAAAGCATATGGAGCAAAGATTATTTCGCAAATTGCTGTAGGTAAGCCAATAGATGATTTCTCGTCTGAAAGAAATAATTTACTTGACCATGCAGTAACTGATTGGTTTTTTTATCTTGATTCGGATGAAGTCATGACAGAAGCATTAGCATATGAAATAGAAAAAGCAGTAGAGAATGCTAGTGGTCCGTCATTTTATAACGTGCCATATGTGCTTACGTCACCCGATCTCACAGTTTGGTATAAATCGATTCGCCCGCTGTATCAAGTCAGGCTTTTTAGAAAAAGCACAGGTGCTCGTTTTGCAAAAAGAGTACACGAGAAGATACACTTTGACCCGACGAAAGAAATAATTGGTACCTTATCGAGTCCGTGGCTAGTGCCACTTGATGTCCAACTTGCATTTAGAGTGTACAAAGAAAAAGTGCATCATCGCTTGGGAATTATTGCTTACGATTGGAAACCACCTTCGCTTTCAAAAGCATTATACACTGCATGGCTCGTACCTTTTTTTATGATTTTAAAAATTTTTCTACGAATGTTTTATCTTCGATTAAGGTATAAAGCTAGATACCTGGTACCATTACGGTATGAGCTATATAGAATATACTCACAAATATATATCGCAAAAGTATTAACAAAGAAAATTTTTACTGTATAG
- a CDS encoding class I SAM-dependent methyltransferase, giving the protein MKFKLEYPKEKWDAMFANGKWDYLVKGQPNLEALATIIKHIEKSEIRVLDLGCGNGGLAALLANDVRIKYTGIDISQVALDKAKSLYPKGQFICGNLDENPIPDGEKFDIVVLGEILYYVSWQHVVSIARQALASDGELLVSLYRSWRNIILFFALKILHRARIGRYVRNYKGVKWIILRIHK; this is encoded by the coding sequence ATGAAATTTAAATTAGAATATCCAAAAGAAAAATGGGATGCTATGTTTGCTAATGGCAAATGGGATTATTTAGTAAAAGGACAGCCAAACTTGGAAGCGTTAGCAACAATCATAAAACATATAGAAAAATCAGAAATTCGAGTACTTGATCTTGGTTGCGGTAATGGTGGACTAGCAGCATTACTCGCTAATGATGTCCGTATTAAATATACAGGTATTGATATATCCCAAGTCGCTCTCGATAAAGCAAAGAGTCTTTATCCAAAAGGACAATTTATATGCGGCAATTTAGATGAAAATCCGATTCCTGATGGCGAGAAATTCGATATTGTAGTTTTAGGAGAAATTCTTTACTATGTTTCCTGGCAGCATGTAGTTAGTATCGCTCGTCAGGCACTTGCCTCTGATGGTGAGCTTCTTGTGTCACTCTATCGTTCATGGAGGAACATTATTCTTTTTTTTGCGTTAAAGATATTGCATAGGGCAAGAATAGGTAGGTATGTCCGCAATTACAAAGGTGTGAAATGGATTATCTTGAGAATTCATAAGTAA
- a CDS encoding polysaccharide deacetylase family protein: MKNTPKTLLLSVLSFLAQIFVHRPFVGILMYHSVGDNPSWKHAISKESFEQQMAYLAKHFSVVPLEDIVSYSKGEKNFSHQTVAITFDDIYRDTRENALPILSKYSFSAALFLTTDLFSTEYFAGTERPSVDDIIFLSQQPHITIGSHTHTHPHLDQMTYEEAIGDIEKSKYEIQKLTGNMCRYFSYPYGRRTKQIQDSLNSLGFEAACAVRPKGVSQKENIFALPRIGIDQGVTLPIFKSYLSHGLTLYYRIRHIL, translated from the coding sequence ATGAAGAACACCCCTAAAACGTTACTTTTATCTGTGCTAAGTTTTTTAGCTCAAATATTTGTCCATAGGCCATTTGTTGGTATTTTGATGTACCATTCTGTTGGAGATAATCCCTCCTGGAAACATGCTATAAGCAAGGAGTCATTCGAACAGCAAATGGCGTATTTAGCTAAACATTTTTCTGTTGTACCGCTTGAGGATATAGTTTCCTATAGTAAAGGTGAAAAAAATTTTTCTCATCAAACAGTTGCCATTACATTTGATGATATATACCGTGATACAAGAGAAAATGCTCTGCCAATTCTCAGCAAGTATTCTTTTTCAGCTGCGCTTTTCCTCACGACAGATCTTTTTTCTACTGAATATTTTGCTGGGACAGAGCGACCATCGGTAGATGATATTATTTTTTTGTCTCAACAACCACATATTACAATCGGATCTCATACGCATACACATCCACATCTCGATCAGATGACATATGAAGAGGCGATAGGTGATATTGAAAAATCGAAATACGAAATACAGAAACTAACAGGAAACATGTGTCGTTATTTTTCTTACCCATATGGTCGAAGGACAAAACAAATACAAGATTCACTCAATAGTTTAGGTTTTGAAGCTGCGTGTGCGGTCAGGCCAAAAGGTGTAAGTCAAAAAGAGAACATTTTTGCATTACCTCGTATTGGTATCGATCAGGGGGTAACACTACCGATTTTTAAATCGTATCTATCACATGGTCTTACACTTTACTACCGTATTCGACATATACTATGA
- a CDS encoding class I SAM-dependent methyltransferase: MRNNEVKNFYNTVIGTVYQDSYEHERWFSSPLRKAQYAMTKRALHRVLFPIMPDANQILEIGPGAGTWTAELLKEFPRAEFTLLDISREMLALSRKRFSDNASFTFIEEDLLIFTPSKKFDLLFASRIIEYIADKDRVAKKCAALLAPGGIGYVVTKMPHYRRARLLGRTTADFHSTQISPWKLRDHFEANGCKVIKITGVTFAFPLLKSAQINRLVAKMLGCKALGPITALFAESYAILFEKL; the protein is encoded by the coding sequence ATGAGAAATAATGAAGTAAAAAATTTTTACAATACCGTCATAGGTACTGTGTATCAAGATTCATATGAGCACGAACGCTGGTTTTCTAGTCCGCTCCGTAAGGCTCAATATGCAATGACTAAGCGAGCATTACATCGTGTACTTTTTCCTATAATGCCAGATGCAAATCAAATTCTTGAGATTGGACCTGGTGCAGGCACGTGGACTGCCGAACTTTTAAAGGAATTTCCACGGGCTGAGTTTACCTTGCTTGATATTTCGCGAGAAATGCTAGCGCTATCCAGAAAACGATTTTCAGATAATGCCTCATTTACATTCATAGAAGAAGATTTGCTTATATTTACTCCTTCAAAAAAATTTGATCTCCTCTTTGCATCAAGAATTATTGAATATATTGCTGACAAAGATAGAGTGGCAAAAAAATGTGCGGCTTTGCTCGCCCCTGGTGGTATTGGCTATGTTGTTACTAAAATGCCACATTATCGCCGTGCACGACTTTTAGGACGTACGACTGCAGATTTTCATAGCACCCAAATTTCCCCATGGAAACTCCGAGACCATTTTGAGGCAAATGGTTGTAAGGTTATTAAAATTACCGGAGTTACCTTTGCGTTTCCTTTATTAAAGAGCGCACAGATAAATCGATTGGTTGCGAAAATGTTAGGCTGCAAAGCTTTAGGACCAATAACAGCCCTATTTGCAGAATCGTATGCGATTTTGTTTGAGAAATTATGA
- a CDS encoding class I SAM-dependent methyltransferase, with translation MTFDARIQVDKEHYDFKNYVRKDRWINYWRQLHAVMATEPTNVLEVGPGDGTVTKLLRIYGYDVSTLDIDPELSPTYVGSVQKIPAPDASFDTVLCSEVLEHLPYDESLVAIAELARVTRSYVVIGLPHAGGVFLLKCKLPLLPHLTLFWKLPFFWKKHTFNGEHYWELGKKGYSIARIKKDITYAGLTIESVTVDADDPSHYLFCCKKNEK, from the coding sequence ATGACATTTGATGCGCGAATCCAAGTAGATAAAGAACACTACGATTTCAAGAACTACGTAAGAAAAGATAGGTGGATTAATTACTGGCGACAGCTGCACGCTGTTATGGCAACAGAGCCTACGAACGTGCTCGAAGTAGGTCCGGGTGATGGTACAGTGACAAAACTTTTACGCATATATGGCTATGATGTTTCAACACTTGATATTGATCCAGAGCTTTCGCCGACCTATGTAGGATCTGTGCAAAAAATTCCTGCACCAGATGCATCATTCGATACAGTTCTTTGTTCGGAAGTATTAGAGCATTTGCCATACGATGAATCCCTGGTAGCAATTGCTGAGCTTGCGCGAGTGACACGTTCGTATGTTGTTATAGGGTTACCACATGCAGGAGGAGTTTTTTTATTAAAATGTAAGTTGCCGCTTTTGCCACACCTAACGCTTTTCTGGAAGTTACCTTTCTTTTGGAAGAAGCATACATTTAATGGTGAACATTATTGGGAACTTGGTAAAAAAGGATATAGTATTGCGCGGATTAAAAAAGATATTACATATGCTGGTTTAACAATAGAAAGTGTTACTGTCGACGCTGATGATCCGAGTCATTATCTATTTTGTTGCAAAAAAAATGAGAAATAA